tataaaATCAGAATAGTAATGTAGTTAGAGAGAAGTATTAAAAACACTTCTGACTTTGGctcaaattattagttttatcttCAAACTATTGACAGTCTTAAAAACACACATCTACTTGACTTATTAAACTTCGATACACCCCCGATCTTCCACATGACATAGTAAGTgatcaaactcttgtaggagaTTGGAGCCTTAATAAATAGCCaaaagaagtattgaaaataccCCTGAATTTGGCGAGAATTTAGATGtatatttcactcatgttgtGTGATCGGAAGCTTATTTAAGTTAAATTAGTCAAGTAAAGGGGTGtttttaaggttgtcaataGTTCGGTGATGAAACTTATAATAATTCACGCTACaaaatgttttcaatacttctctcttaTTAAATTTAGGGCTTTTTTTTNtaatttcagtttttaatcCCTTTTTTAACGCCTTAAACTGATAACAATAACTTACTAATTTAAGTATCAGCGCGTTAGAAATTAAAGTATCAACGCTCCTTTATTAAGTATCCGGAAAACactaaataagggatttttggtaattaatgaaagagtagggaaaggaagtaatttctttcctatactatgtcatttgcctaatttttacaaatttaaatgacTCAATTTTGAACTATATGTCCCTAAATATATTTTACCCCTAAATCTAAAAGAACATTCTCTTTATGGGTTTTAGTTGGTTAGGCCCATTGCATAGCATAACCTTAAGAACTTGGGCTGCAGCCCAAGAAGCTAACTCATGAGCCTATACATATTACTGAAATAACACACACTCATACTAGGTGAAATTTTCACTAATTGATTCTTTTTGGGTAACTGTTTAgtaaattattctttttaatattttatcgtAAATTGTGGACATTTATTCAGGtctaaagatcatttttaagCAAACTAAAATGTTTGAGAAAACATTAAATTATGGTGTAAAACTTTACAAGTTATTGCTAATGTTAAACAATGTTTTGTCCATAATGTTGAGCAATTGAGCAAATATTTGCACAATGTTTGTGTAAATTAGCCTCACACCACCTTTcaacttctcttctttcttgCCTATGGTTAAAAACATATAAACTCTAGACTAAAACCCTACTTTACCACATAGAAGGCAACACTCAATTACCTACTAATTCTATACCCTAATACTCGATCTATACACGTTGCCCTATTTAGAACCANNNNcccccccccccccccccccccggaaAATTGGAGGTAGAAAAGGAGAAATGAGAAGGAGATTACAAGGTGGGGAATCGAACTTTCACCAGTAGGGTGAAACTTCAGGTAGCCAATCAACTAAGCTATTAAGATTCACCATATTTTGGGGCCGACTTATCATGATAACATccttaattttctatttttaatttaactctttttttattagacaaaaaaaaaagaggactGAAGCCAGCCTGTTTGGTAATCATGTTATAGTAGTACGTGAAAATTCCCATGCTCCACATATAATTGCTTCtctgtatatataatataaaaaaacaagcaaattaattaaaacaccAACTTCTACTTTGGCAATTACAGTATGTACAATAATACAGCCTTTCGTAAACTTAAATAATTGTCAATTTACCCTTTAATTGAGACCAACTTGAATTCCTTTTGAtgaatactaaaaaaataacaataatatattcaatataattttataaatggaGTATGAAGAGCATGATATGTATACAAACGTCATCTCAATCTTATGAAGGCAGATAGATTGTTTATGACAGATCCTCAGTTTaatactacaacaaaaataactttcagcggcaataaataaaacataataatataGAGTGTTAAAGTCTTTGCCaacattagttaagtgtcattagatccaatgtcgctaaaggctttagggacatatacaaagattgctaattgccgctaaaaatacatatttagcggcaattgagCTATTGCCGTtgattaattgccgctaaaaataaaattttttgatGTAGTGTAAGTATAACATTTCAGaacaaatttgaaaagaaaatacacTAATGAAGAAGTCATGTTGAAGATAATGaacaaaaaaacaataataacgataaataatatgatacttggagttaaaaaaaacaaatgattaTATAATATTGCGATAACCATGCTCCACATTTATATAATTGCTTctctatttaaacaaaaaagaaaagacaagaAAACTAATTAAAGCACCAACTCTCTACTTTGGCAACTACATTATGTACAATATAAAACAACTTTTGATAATAATTATCATCTTGTCTTTTACCTCTACCAACTTTAATTCCTTTTTTAACatataaatttagaaattaataataaagcTACATTTCACATGTATAAATACTTGTGTAatttcctcttttcttcttcactaATCTACACAAAGCTTCTTCgtatatattttttctcaatattgTTTGGAATTTTTGTTTTCTAGAGAAAATGAAGACTTCATTTGCTGTTTTGTTCCTTGTTGTTATACTCTTTAGCTCCTCTTTCATTGAAAATGCAGCAATGGCTACTTCAAGTAAGACTCTTTTTccactattttcttttttaaattgcaaataatatttttcaattttcacatataTGCTTTGTATTCTTCTTATAAACTACTCAGATTATAtgatttactttcttttttttgttagttttaaagaaaaagacatatgtctatatttagtacttaacaatttaacttcaaaatgatcattttaaccttaatgaaatgattttatagtcacacaaatatttatgacttatttttaaccacaagtttcaaaagttaatttattcttaaactacgtatactcaactcaaactacatcacataaattaaatagagagtaagattattattttttgtggtCAATGATAGGTTATTGTGACCAAAAGTGCAgtatactcaactcaaactacatcaaataaattaaacagagagtaagattattatttttttgtggtcAATGATAGGTTATTGTGACCAAAAGTGCAGTGCAAGATGTTGGAAGGCAGGACTAAAGAAACGTTGTTTGAAGTATTGTGGAATATGTTGTGTTGCATGCAATTGTGTTCCTTCTGGCACATATGGAAACAAGTCTGAATGTCCTTGTTATAGAGACAAGTTGAACTCTAAGGGAAAACCTAAATGTCCTTAAATATTAAAGAGCTAATAAactttctctttttaaaaaaataaagagtttaTGTTTTATACGACgttgatataaaaatatatttatatcattagGTCACTCAAATAATGATATCTATGGATCAAATAACACTTGGTGTGACCTGATAGTGTGAAAAATCTTTATAATTTGAACTCAGAAAATAAActtgttttattttacttttaagttCTTTAATTTGTCTTTGTATTTAATTGGTTCTTGGCAATAAAATACTAGAAAAAGTGAGTGTATTTATGTGTATCTTAGTTCAAACATGGTTGTAATTGTGTTTCAtagtgaaaaaaagaagagagaaaatctCTATGTTGCTTACAATTTCTCTTGGCATTTGTATTAGTGGATAACATCTTGATGCATTTGTATGAGATTTAGGTGTCGTAGGATGATTGAGATTCCTTCACCCTTAATTAGaggtctcaaattcaagcttttTGGAATGAAAAAACTCTTGTTGGGAGCACCGGCCATCTCCAAAAATGGACCCTGCAATGAGCGAATCCGAATTTACTCAGACCCCAATACAAATACTAAACACcgagtgaaaaataaaaattaaaaaaatgagtttgaaCCTTGGATTTTACCTTGACAAAAATCCGGtcttattaatttatatacaaaCTTAGGTATAATGAAGCGACCATCCAAACTATGGGAAACGTTGTGATCACACCAAATAAATCGTTACACAAAATAACATTTTTCATAGCTATATAATAACGATTCAACAATACGatacaacaaaatataatataggTAACAATTCATCATCCTCAATCCATTAGCAATAATTTCCCATTAATTCATCTTCTTTGCCTTAAGTACTTGAAGCACATTTTGTGCAGTGCAATATGAAATTGCTTGAACAGTGACCATAGGGTTCACACCAAGGGCAGTTGGAAAAACACTTGTGTCACCAATAAACAAATCTTCAACTtcccatgtttctccttttgGATTTACAACTGATATTTTTGGATCAATTCCCATTCTACAACTTCCCATTTGATGTGCTGAACATATAGGTGTTGAGAGATTTTTAAATcctcttgaactttcttctttCACAAAACGCTCAAATTCATCAACACTTGATTCTTTCACTTtcaatttctttccttttacaTGGTGAGTTCCAATTTCTTCTGCTCCAGCAGCTGCCAAGATTCTTAATAGCTTCTCTATACCGACCTACATCAGTGGCGAAGTCAAAAATTTCATCAAGAGGTATTTAAGGGTAATATTTGACCTATATATAGTACACGGTAGAGGTTTCTCACGAAGAGTGTTCAACTGATCACCCTTCGACATACATATTAGTTATGCCCCTTGCCTTCATGTTAGAACTAAAATATCTAGAATAATTTGCACAACTAGAGTCTAGGGAGGGTAAGGTGGACGATGCATACCTTATTccactacataaaaaatgatcattagcgggaattaattcttaattgccgctttttagcagcaattagcactctttgtttatgtccctaaagcctttagcgacattggttctaatggcacttaactaatgccggtaaaaaCTTTAGTATTCTTTattaatgtcaatatttattgccgctaaaagtagtttttgttgtagtgttcctacctttgtgggggtagagaggttgtttaaGATAGACGACCCTTGGCTCTAGAAAATCATGAAAGAGTAAAAAGTTCtgatgaaaatattgaagaaagaaaatactatacaaatattaaggataacaacataaaaaagataaaattagagtATAAGATAATGCTAGCATAATAGGATAATCAGAGTAAAAGAAATACCATTAGTAATGAAATAGAAGCATAAGATAATGCTAGCATAATACTACTAGTAATTAACTATCCATACCTTAAGATTTTGTTCATCAATTTGATCCAATTTGTATGATATTGAATTCGATGAAATTGCTTCTCCTGAGCCCTTATCTCTTGCCAAAGCAAATATATGTGCAGTTCTTGAATATTTGCACATTCTCATCTTGATATCAAGGCCTGAAATCCATGGCATTACTACTGAGAACATGCCAGGGTGCAATGCTGGTGTTTGTATAACCACACCGTAGCCCGATTCCTCGAAATTCGCGACAACTTTAGACATCACTGACATTATTCCCCCTTCATAGCTCTTTTTCTTTGACTCAGGCCAATTCTTTACGTTGTCATCACTATCTGGAAAGTGTCCCCACGCGAATACAACCGGATGGACATGTAGGTTTTTACCAATATTTGGATTTTTTAAACCACTTCTCTTGAGCAATGAAGGGGTACTAAGTGCACCACATGCTACAATTGTCACTTTGGATTTCACCATGAAAATTTCTTTCACCCCTTCATGTTGAACTTCACAAGCAACTCCAATAGCTTtacttttgttgttattatttttgtgttcATGAATTACCTCTAGAGCTTCACATTCTTGAATTATTGCACCATTGCCTGATTTCACTAAATCAACTAGCCATGTCTCATTTGTCCCTTTTTTACTACCATCTTTACATCCCATGCTACACCAACCACAATTATGATTTGAGGGTGCATTTCTTGGTATATTTTCCACTTGGTACCCTAATTCTTCACAcccttttctcaaaatcatgtTTTGAAACCCTTCTTCATCAATCTTATCTTGAACTCCCATTTTTTTGCGAATTGTTTCTAATGCCTCCTTGTAGAATTCACTTTGGAACATTTCCAATTCATAGACGTCACACCATTCTTTTAGAACGTGTGATGGGGTGTCAATTGAGGCGGACCAATTTATCGTTGAGCCACCACCAACGGTGGAACCGGCTAGGAGAAAAACTTCCATGTCTTTGGTCATCATTAGTCCATTTCCAAGGAACATTTGATCCATTGAAGGTCCTTCAAGAAGGGAAAGATTTGTTCTAGCTAGGTAACTTCCTTTTTCTAAAACAACTACTTTGTGTCCCGCGTTTGCAAGAACACCAGCTATAACTCCACCCCCAGAGCCCGAACCAACTACCACTGCATCACATTCTATGATGAAAGAAGGACAATTTGATGATGAATTTGGTTTTGAGACatgaaaccctagtttttggAGCTTTTTGAATAGGGCATTTTGTGGTTGTTTTAGAGTAATGATTCCCTTGTAAAGTGGTCCATATAAATGTTCGTCTCGTTTGTCTGAAAATTCTTCGTGTTTGCTTTGCTtactattcattttttcttgtttttgtttcttgaaATCCGGGTCTTGTCCACAATAGCCTAGTGCTTTCCATGATGGGTTCTGGCCTTTCTCATCCACCTGAAAAACTCACCAAGAAAGGATAAGatataaaaatgtgtttaaCTACGACACATATTGATAGTATAAACTATCAAGatatatttaagataattatagATACGTTTTCATGGAAAATGAAATTAGTAAACTAGAAAATAAGACGGATTCCCCCTAAGACAATTAACTAATAgcataaaagaatattttctatactgattatattctaatttatgtaatgtaatttaattcgctatgaaatttaaaaagtaaataaaaacttttaaaacttatgagtaagataaaatgagaagttaaaacttataattaatttaaaatgtagaaatatatcGTTACTTTTTTTAACGGATTAATAAGGAAACAATATCACACTCAGTTC
This genomic stretch from Solanum stenotomum isolate F172 chromosome 10, ASM1918654v1, whole genome shotgun sequence harbors:
- the LOC125842036 gene encoding peamaclein-like, translating into MKTSFAVLFLVVILFSSSFIENAAMATSSYCDQKCSARCWKAGLKKRCLKYCGICCVACNCVPSGTYGNKSECPCYRDKLNSKGKPKCP
- the LOC125842017 gene encoding long-chain-alcohol oxidase FAO4A-like; translation: MAYQNGGNMEKGKDVAKNGHFGSLSFSQMDSLSAICDTFLPSIDTNSLHQENMDDSVIKFLHTSASMNGTPQHFAWMVSERIQHPKLNLCKLALWLLSTRIGTFILCGKASLSSQFPYLQNFSRVSPNKREEIVQSWSCSNFKLIKLLFVALKVLTLLVFFTQVDEKGQNPSWKALGYCGQDPDFKKQKQEKMNSKQSKHEEFSDKRDEHLYGPLYKGIITLKQPQNALFKKLQKLGFHVSKPNSSSNCPSFIIECDAVVVGSGSGGGVIAGVLANAGHKVVVLEKGSYLARTNLSLLEGPSMDQMFLGNGLMMTKDMEVFLLAGSTVGGGSTINWSASIDTPSHVLKEWCDVYELEMFQSEFYKEALETIRKKMGVQDKIDEEGFQNMILRKGCEELGYQVENIPRNAPSNHNCGWCSMGCKDGSKKGTNETWLVDLVKSGNGAIIQECEALEVIHEHKNNNNKSKAIGVACEVQHEGVKEIFMVKSKVTIVACGALSTPSLLKRSGLKNPNIGKNLHVHPVVFAWGHFPDSDDNVKNWPESKKKSYEGGIMSVMSKVVANFEESGYGVVIQTPALHPGMFSVVMPWISGLDIKMRMCKYSRTAHIFALARDKGSGEAISSNSISYKLDQIDEQNLKVGIEKLLRILAAAGAEEIGTHHVKGKKLKVKESSVDEFERFVKEESSRGFKNLSTPICSAHQMGSCRMGIDPKISVVNPKGETWEVEDLFIGDTSVFPTALGVNPMVTVQAISYCTAQNVLQVLKAKKMN